In Oncorhynchus tshawytscha isolate Ot180627B linkage group LG23, Otsh_v2.0, whole genome shotgun sequence, the following proteins share a genomic window:
- the LOC112238346 gene encoding phosphatidylserine lipase ABHD16A, whose product MAGWMWFRCFLGPHLQRVHRSQEESRTEGRAGRRGWTYQPNSLEKHTDSILGWASALWSLSYYSSPLLLCYLYRKGYICSSKLVPVSQYVGTVMVCLLGVAFLRGWGRWRNSEYQQFISILEETRKNHTPSNKKKLACYDFDFSHWPADFSWEEVSNPKLLSKAGVSLLKPEPKLRGAADSVLNSLRTLPCHIVSFLIAHSFGRRILYPGSVYLLQRAMRPMLQQGQARLIEECEGQRNKLVACDGNEIDTMFVDRRRGGLHGQTLVICCEGNAGFYEVGCMNTPLEGGYSVLGWNHPGFAGSTGVPFPQNEANAMDVVIQFAVHKLGFQLSDIMVYAWSIGGFTASWAVMSYPEIQALVLDASFDDLLPLALKVMPDSWRPLVTHTVRQYMNLNSAEQLCKYQGPVLLIRRTKDEIITTTGPEDIMSNRGNNLLLKLLQFRYPKVMTDDGVRAIRAWLAASNHVEEAAVYSSYEVDDDWCVSVLQSYKTERDVFFPWSVGEDMTLEGRRQLALFLARKYMRNFDSTHCTPLPYSEFAAPWGL is encoded by the exons ATGGCCGGCTGGATGTGGTTTCGTTGCTTTTTGGGGCCTCATCTCCAGAGAGTGCATCGTTCACAGGAGGAGTCCCGAACCGAAGGAAGAGCAGGCAGGAGG GGATGGACTTATCAACCCAATAGCCtggagaaacacactgacagcaTCCTCGGATGG GCGTCAGCTTTGTGGTCTCTGTCATACTAcagctcccctctcctcctctgctaccTTTACAGaaaag ggtacATCTGCAGCAGTAAGCtggtaccagtcagtcagtatgtggGAACTGTAATGGTTTGTCTGCTGGGAGTCGCCTTTCTGAGAG gttGGGGACGGTGGAGGAACTCTGAGTATCAACAGTTCATCTCcattctggaggaaaccaggaaGAACCACACGCCTAGCAACAAG AAAAAGCTGGCCTGCTATGATTTTGACTTCTCTCACTGGCCGGCAGACTTCAGCTGGGAAGAAGTTAGCAATCC GAAGCTGCTGTCCAAGGCAGGAGTGTCTCTACTGAAGCCAGAGCCCAAACTGAGAGGGGCAGCAGACAGCGTGCTCAACTCTTTACGCACTCTACCATGCCACATCGTCAG TTTTCTGATTGCCCACTCATTTGGGAGGAGGATTCTGTACCCTGGGTCTGTATACCTACTGCAAAGGGCTATGAGACCCATGCTACAACAGGGCCAGGCTAGACTTATAGAAGAG TGTGAGGGCCAGAGGAACAAGCTGGTGGCGTGTGATGGGAATGAGATTGATACCATGTTTGTGGACCGCAGGAGAGGAGGACTGCACGGACAGACTCTG GTGATCTGCTGTGAGGGGAACGCAGGCTTCTATGAGGTGGGCTGTATGAACACTCCATTGGAAG GTGGATACTCAGTGCTTGGCTGGAACCACCCTGGCTTTGCAGGAAGCACG GGTGTACCGTTCCCCCAGAACGAGGCCAATGCCATGGATGTAGTGATCCAGTTTGCAGTGCACAAGCTGGGCTTCCAGCTCAGTGACATAATGGTGTATGCCTGGTCCATAGGGGGATTCACAG ccaGTTGGGCTGTGATGTCCTATCCAGAGATCCAAGCGCTGGTATTGGACGCCTCCTTTGATGACCTGCTTCCGCTGGCCCTCAAGGTCATGCCCGACAGCTGGA GGCCTCTGgtgacacacacagtcaggcagtACATGAACCTCAACAGCGCAGAACAGCTCTGCAA GTACCAGGGACCAGTGCTTCTGATCAGAAGAACCAAAGATGAGATCATTACCACCAC GGGTCCAGAAGACATCATGTCCAACAGAGGAAACAACCTCCTGCTCAAACTTCTGCAGTTCAG GTACCCCAAGGTGATGACAGATGATGGAGTCAGGGCCATCAGAGCATGGCTGGCAGCCTCCAACCACGTAGAAGAGGCAGCGGTGTACAGTAGCTATGAGGTGGATGATGactggtgtgtgtctgtactgcagTCGTATAAGACGGAGAGAGACGTTTTCTTCCCCTGGAGCGTTG GTGAGGACATGACACTGGAGGGAAGACGACAGCTGGCTCTCTTCCTG gcACGGAAGTACATGCGGAACTTCGACTCAACTCACTGcactcctctcccctactctGAATTCGCTGCCCCTTGGGGACTGTAA